From a single Granulicella aggregans genomic region:
- a CDS encoding DUF3037 domain-containing protein yields the protein MPTPPSIPCEFFLIRYVPDVVKGEFTNIGVLLRDSSNPGLPPRLRFTRDWTRVRCMHLDADTDLLEALEAEMLHRLQTDTSDPATYPKPILTALTDSLSNSIQISEPRACIAENLTVELEQLMRLYVEPLRVTQSRRRSGRATIVAAMRSEFERSGVWAQMRKRIPAAQYTRPGDPMRLDCGYRAGRKTGEGPGAGVIRIFHAVSLDSDVEAAKSLAFSAPLLLEGVRRVDSATLDLTAVVEPIRTLSPETGTEEDFTGEAADLYRFGVSTMESAGIRVLTLNNLAAAAQTARIELRL from the coding sequence TTGCCCACACCGCCCAGCATCCCCTGCGAGTTCTTCCTCATCCGCTACGTCCCCGACGTGGTCAAGGGAGAGTTCACCAACATCGGCGTCCTGCTCCGCGACTCCTCAAACCCAGGTCTCCCGCCGCGCCTCCGCTTTACCCGCGACTGGACCCGCGTCCGCTGCATGCACCTCGACGCGGACACCGACCTGCTTGAGGCCCTCGAGGCCGAGATGCTCCACCGTCTCCAGACCGACACCAGCGATCCAGCAACCTACCCGAAGCCCATTCTGACAGCCCTGACCGACTCACTCTCGAACTCCATCCAGATCTCCGAGCCTCGTGCCTGTATCGCGGAGAACCTCACCGTCGAGCTCGAACAGCTGATGCGCCTCTACGTCGAGCCGCTGCGCGTCACCCAGTCGCGCCGCCGCTCCGGTCGCGCCACGATCGTCGCCGCCATGCGCTCGGAGTTCGAACGCTCCGGCGTCTGGGCCCAGATGCGCAAACGCATCCCCGCCGCCCAGTACACCCGTCCCGGCGACCCCATGAGACTCGACTGCGGCTACAGGGCTGGACGAAAGACCGGCGAAGGGCCCGGGGCCGGCGTCATCCGCATCTTCCACGCCGTCTCCCTCGACTCCGACGTCGAAGCCGCCAAGAGCCTCGCCTTCTCCGCTCCGTTGCTCCTGGAAGGGGTTCGCCGCGTTGACTCCGCTACCCTCGACCTCACCGCCGTCGTTGAACCCATCCGCACACTCTCCCCTGAGACCGGCACGGAAGAAGACTTCACCGGCGAAGCCGCCGACCTCTACCGCTTCGGCGTCTCCACCATGGAGTCCGCCGGCATCCGTGTCCTCACCCTCAACAACCTCGCCGCAGCTGCGCAGACCGCCCGTATAGAACTAAGACTCTAG
- a CDS encoding HipA domain-containing protein translates to MAVLAVQAIRRMRGGAQSQLMLGADGNLWVVKFQNNPQHLRVLANELIVSRLAEAAGLSVPKSDIVEVTPWLAANSFDLEVDLGHGRRERCLPGLHFGSRFIGGLVPGETVDYLPEPQLEEVLNLKEFAGILALDKWTGNCNGRQAVFNRKPRGKRYSATFIDHGFCFNAGDWTFPDSPLRGVYARNSVYARVTGWESFDPWLKRFEHIEADILGGIAESVPPEWYGGDMADIERLMEQLLKRRSRIRELILSFRNSERAPFPLWTPSKSIAVPHNFTETAASKGYIM, encoded by the coding sequence TTGGCCGTCCTCGCCGTCCAGGCAATCCGAAGAATGCGTGGCGGCGCCCAGAGCCAGCTCATGCTCGGGGCCGACGGCAACCTCTGGGTCGTCAAGTTCCAGAACAACCCACAGCACCTTCGAGTCCTGGCCAACGAACTCATCGTCTCCCGCCTCGCGGAAGCCGCAGGCCTCTCCGTTCCGAAGTCCGACATCGTCGAGGTCACCCCCTGGCTCGCCGCCAACTCGTTCGACCTCGAGGTCGACCTCGGCCACGGCCGCCGCGAGCGCTGTCTCCCCGGCCTGCACTTCGGCTCCCGCTTCATCGGCGGTCTCGTCCCCGGCGAGACCGTCGACTATCTCCCCGAACCTCAACTCGAAGAGGTCCTCAACCTCAAGGAGTTCGCTGGCATTCTCGCCCTCGACAAGTGGACGGGCAACTGCAACGGAAGGCAGGCAGTCTTCAACCGTAAGCCGCGCGGAAAGAGATACAGCGCCACCTTCATCGACCACGGCTTCTGCTTCAACGCCGGCGACTGGACCTTTCCAGACTCTCCCCTGCGTGGTGTCTACGCCCGCAACAGCGTCTACGCCCGGGTCACAGGATGGGAGAGCTTCGACCCCTGGCTGAAGCGCTTCGAACACATAGAGGCCGACATCCTCGGAGGCATCGCCGAGAGCGTTCCCCCCGAATGGTACGGCGGCGATATGGCCGACATCGAACGCCTGATGGAACAGCTTCTCAAACGCCGTTCCCGAATCCGGGAGCTCATCCTCTCATTCCGGAACTCCGAACGCGCTCCGTTCCCGCTCTGGACACCGTCCAAGAGCATTGCCGTACCACATAACTTCACAGAAACCGCAGCCAGCAAGGGATACATCATGTAA
- a CDS encoding phage terminase large subunit family protein produces the protein MPGQDSAQDDGYEPPAESENCSEVSGRAAEIGDIECLLEMGELLKHPRIPGDVRPPSIFLARVLLRVRDRFGLERPLSANPAQLAFEEVRDTGNIILKARQMGITTWVAGRFFLKTITARGVLTVMVAHTRSAAEAIFEIVQRLWECLDEELRDGALRRSVANVRAMRFPALDSEFRVLSASDPNAGRGLTMQNLHCSEVARWPGKAAATLAGLRAALAPGGELVLESTPNGAYGCFYEEWIKAINPQPNRVPQVSLLRPGTEPHQQTALVRHFFPWWLEAAYIDAAVTDPTPEEAELMARHNLTPQQIGFRRNLEASYQRLRSQEYAEDPETCFRATGDCCFDIEAIETRLAEVSQPAGTRRGGTLHLWLPPQPGKRYIVGVDSAGGGPDGDFAAIQVIDLESGLQCAELQERLKTIDLAHAATELAREYNQAAIAVERNNHGSGVLANLAAIDRDANLYEHAGEPGWPTNTATKPLMVALMGSLLAESPQLFLSRRLLAECRTFVAFPNGRTGAASGSHDDCFMAMAVAQSVRRELLAGK, from the coding sequence TTGCCCGGTCAAGACTCCGCTCAAGACGATGGCTACGAACCACCAGCAGAAAGCGAGAACTGCTCTGAAGTTTCAGGGAGGGCCGCGGAGATCGGCGACATCGAGTGCCTGCTGGAGATGGGTGAGCTGCTCAAGCATCCACGCATCCCCGGCGACGTTCGTCCTCCGTCGATCTTTCTAGCCCGGGTCTTGCTCCGCGTACGTGACCGCTTCGGCCTTGAGCGTCCGCTCTCCGCCAACCCCGCGCAGCTCGCCTTCGAGGAGGTCCGCGACACCGGCAACATCATCCTCAAGGCTCGCCAGATGGGGATCACTACCTGGGTCGCAGGCCGTTTCTTCCTGAAGACCATCACCGCCCGGGGAGTCCTTACCGTGATGGTCGCGCACACCCGCAGCGCGGCCGAGGCGATCTTCGAGATCGTTCAGCGCCTTTGGGAGTGCCTCGACGAAGAGCTTCGCGACGGTGCGCTTCGGCGTAGCGTCGCGAACGTCCGCGCCATGCGCTTCCCCGCACTCGATAGCGAGTTCCGCGTCTTGTCCGCTTCGGATCCGAACGCGGGAAGGGGACTCACCATGCAGAATCTGCACTGCAGCGAGGTCGCACGCTGGCCCGGAAAAGCCGCCGCGACCCTCGCTGGTCTCCGCGCCGCACTCGCCCCCGGCGGCGAGCTTGTGCTGGAGTCCACGCCCAACGGTGCCTATGGCTGCTTCTACGAGGAGTGGATCAAGGCCATCAACCCACAACCGAACCGGGTGCCCCAGGTCTCGCTCTTGAGACCTGGGACCGAACCACACCAGCAAACCGCCCTCGTCCGCCACTTCTTCCCCTGGTGGCTGGAGGCTGCCTATATCGATGCCGCCGTCACCGACCCCACGCCGGAGGAGGCGGAGCTGATGGCCCGGCACAACCTCACCCCGCAGCAGATCGGCTTCCGCCGCAATCTCGAGGCCAGCTATCAACGGCTCCGCTCCCAGGAGTACGCCGAGGATCCCGAGACCTGCTTCCGCGCCACCGGCGACTGCTGCTTCGACATCGAAGCCATCGAAACGCGTCTTGCCGAGGTAAGTCAACCCGCCGGCACACGGCGCGGCGGAACCTTGCACCTATGGCTGCCGCCTCAACCCGGCAAGCGTTACATCGTGGGCGTGGACAGCGCAGGCGGAGGTCCCGATGGCGACTTCGCCGCTATCCAGGTGATCGATCTAGAATCCGGCCTGCAATGCGCTGAGCTCCAGGAACGACTCAAGACGATCGACCTCGCCCACGCCGCCACCGAGCTCGCCCGCGAGTACAACCAAGCCGCCATCGCGGTGGAGCGAAACAACCACGGGTCAGGAGTCCTCGCAAATCTGGCAGCGATAGACCGCGACGCCAATCTGTACGAACACGCGGGCGAACCCGGATGGCCCACCAACACGGCCACAAAGCCGCTCATGGTGGCCCTTATGGGATCACTGCTCGCGGAGTCGCCGCAGCTCTTCCTCAGCCGCCGGCTGCTCGCCGAGTGCCGCACCTTCGTAGCCTTCCCCAACGGCCGCACCGGTGCCGCCAGCGGCAGTCACGACGACTGCTTCATGGCTATGGCCGTAGCTCAATCGGTTCGCCGCGAGCTTCTCGCTGGGAAGTAG
- a CDS encoding beta strand repeat-containing protein, with protein MPRTRIHHWLIKLLLIATLFAGCNPSPMTTLAAAQTTLPTTQLTDTVYRADGTTATGTVLISWPAFTTSTGLSVPAGNTSVTIGTSGVFTVALVPNAGSNPMGSYYTAVYHLDDGTVSREYWVVPVSSTPVTIATIKSTVLPASVALQTVTKSYVDTAIAAAVNGGTTTGTTAYVPIAGGTMTGPLVLPADPVSSLQAADKHYVDISVASVSGGAGGVALNPAASQIIAQPTGTALSVNRLNGAEYASRYATSGLANGVANATASSDCTSGCQVVADPSYNANEVLRPLQWPSQTHVEDTRKGGRWDSYINPENFQSPGIESGQSIDVVSTRSGAALFQLNGTQSPTSVGLAVSDNAPTGGSNLYPKTIDGSVPYFKSGYSAMTVNGTYNTQGQHVLVPRLASCYGVGDCLIGSEYLVSSGGFRDEADEGTHPMDIQISEDALVFDGTCASGCSTGSTALNITPTAGTGTQGDGRFLIDTNPAKVISSGTLTGGTIGTPHASASFSGTTFPLSTFFSTGQAIVSQANNVAPGTVTFAIATSGTPSGYATSTASAPATSGLACIADQVSGVLPSNYEMAAYTVTDATHMRITFNKAHAALSTIAIGGLCGYGLEQTVDTTAGIRQVFPVVGSFSANGLYYAGTTSSVVGQSNTTSAYLNVNLAIANLTRFGNLVTLTTTGNLPLDLNGLPVTISGVADSSYNGTFTVTSIAANSLTYTQTGANSTSTGGTITLVTGGFALYPMAEVLSVYNASTKAVDGAMTLAPNNVAWATGDTVEEPHFFQQQLAADISYVTQTTPRPTTYTRAGITYQGNNGPGLQGWTINNTTPASNYIGNGGTHNAPDAAYEATGVWKRTMVLQGGETSLFDVNCNSHGCTKWNSPFDLFELQSSVGTDTMQWTPQSSTFTMSLRGTGFTFAPSGFTATNINATNLNATNISGLTASSISAGTFAAARLPLFGASGSSHAIGAVPDPGATAGTTRYLREDGTWSVPAGTGGGGSSSTAAITSGTIDGATIGATTPSTGAFTTLTASTPIAPTSGGTGSSTSPSAGQVLVGNSAGTAFAPQTVSGDCTMSPSGAITCLKTNGTNLGAAATHGASVTINGTACALDGSCNAFSFATLPQQSAVLADYQLNDGSGTAPADSSPNGNTGSFPSAPAAPTWTSQGLACNGTAGSGGATGQYFTTAGTQNAKSIMMVYTLNAPGGNNGPANPTFYTLWANSSIAGLSFNSGSQNYGYQPFLSVNGGQQSTMDGSMVGTHVLIVVLGVAGGNPTQDTYYLDGIQQPTVAGSATTFGKSNGVYNVCGSPTGYDTYMTGQVYRWTAWSTQLSAQDAAAATGLTKTLAQSKGVNFQPFYTPTITPQLVCTGDSLTNGEGVTPFCTSGVLSTNIAYNVVNYGIGNIGSNVNMSLLPSREKLAYAPNAKSNVSFIWNGTNDIVTKGRTAQQAVDSILEECSIMHSFGFKTIAATTISRATSGTSNDAADKDTLNPLIRAQALNACDALADFAGNPIVGADGAYSNTTYYQSDTTHLTATGQASVIAPMASHAIDQVTGSTLSNCDPNVVTTATYTSVAADGCKVFNTASNSITDTLPSAVGYTNRVIRRCNNSSSGSNTLTVAAPSDAPFNNITGTTSITIPNNACKDFKGTLISNTAAGEYWQQLN; from the coding sequence ATGCCACGCACCCGCATTCACCACTGGCTCATCAAGCTCTTACTCATAGCCACGCTCTTCGCCGGATGCAACCCGTCGCCAATGACAACCCTGGCAGCCGCGCAAACCACCCTCCCCACCACCCAGCTCACCGACACCGTCTACCGCGCCGACGGCACCACCGCCACCGGCACCGTCCTCATCAGTTGGCCAGCCTTCACCACGTCCACCGGCCTCAGCGTTCCCGCCGGCAATACCTCGGTCACCATCGGAACCAGCGGCGTCTTCACCGTCGCGCTCGTACCCAACGCCGGATCGAACCCCATGGGCAGCTACTACACCGCCGTCTATCACCTCGACGACGGCACCGTCAGCCGCGAGTACTGGGTCGTCCCCGTCTCCTCGACGCCCGTCACCATCGCCACCATCAAGTCCACCGTCCTCCCCGCCAGCGTCGCCCTGCAGACCGTCACCAAGAGCTACGTCGACACCGCCATCGCCGCCGCCGTCAACGGAGGCACCACCACCGGCACCACCGCCTACGTCCCCATCGCCGGCGGCACCATGACCGGCCCGCTTGTCCTCCCCGCCGATCCCGTCTCCAGCCTCCAGGCTGCCGACAAGCATTATGTCGACATCAGTGTCGCCTCGGTCAGCGGTGGCGCAGGCGGAGTCGCGCTGAACCCCGCCGCCAGCCAGATCATCGCCCAGCCCACCGGCACCGCGCTCTCCGTCAACCGCCTCAACGGAGCGGAGTACGCCTCGCGGTATGCTACCTCCGGCCTCGCCAACGGCGTCGCCAACGCCACCGCCAGCTCCGACTGCACCAGCGGCTGCCAGGTGGTCGCCGACCCGAGCTATAACGCCAACGAGGTGCTTCGTCCCCTCCAGTGGCCCAGCCAGACCCACGTCGAAGACACCCGCAAAGGCGGTCGCTGGGACAGCTACATCAACCCAGAAAACTTCCAGTCTCCCGGCATCGAATCCGGCCAGTCCATCGACGTCGTCTCCACCCGCAGCGGCGCCGCGCTCTTCCAGCTCAACGGCACACAGAGTCCAACCTCCGTCGGCCTCGCCGTCTCGGATAACGCCCCCACCGGCGGCTCGAACCTCTACCCCAAGACCATCGACGGCTCCGTTCCCTACTTCAAGAGCGGCTACAGCGCCATGACCGTCAACGGCACCTACAACACCCAGGGCCAGCACGTCCTCGTCCCGCGTCTCGCCTCCTGCTACGGCGTGGGCGACTGCCTCATCGGCTCCGAGTACCTCGTCTCCTCTGGCGGGTTCCGCGACGAGGCCGACGAAGGCACCCATCCAATGGACATCCAGATCAGCGAAGACGCCCTCGTCTTCGACGGCACCTGCGCCTCCGGCTGCTCCACTGGCTCGACCGCCCTCAACATCACTCCCACCGCAGGCACCGGCACTCAGGGCGATGGCCGCTTCCTCATCGACACCAACCCCGCCAAGGTCATCTCCTCGGGCACCCTCACCGGAGGCACGATCGGAACCCCGCACGCCTCCGCCAGCTTCAGCGGAACCACCTTCCCGCTCAGCACCTTCTTCTCGACCGGTCAGGCCATCGTGTCGCAAGCCAACAACGTCGCCCCCGGCACCGTCACCTTCGCCATCGCGACCAGTGGAACTCCTTCGGGCTACGCCACCAGCACCGCATCCGCTCCCGCAACCTCCGGCCTCGCCTGCATCGCCGACCAGGTCAGCGGCGTCCTTCCCTCGAACTACGAGATGGCCGCCTACACCGTCACCGACGCCACCCACATGCGCATCACCTTCAACAAGGCCCACGCCGCGCTCTCGACCATCGCCATCGGCGGCCTCTGCGGCTATGGCCTCGAACAGACGGTCGACACCACCGCAGGCATCCGCCAGGTCTTCCCCGTCGTCGGTTCCTTCTCCGCGAACGGCTTGTACTACGCGGGCACCACCTCGTCCGTCGTCGGCCAATCGAACACCACCAGCGCCTATCTCAACGTCAACCTCGCCATCGCCAACCTCACCCGCTTCGGCAACCTCGTCACGCTGACGACCACCGGCAACCTGCCGCTCGATCTCAACGGTCTGCCCGTCACCATCTCCGGCGTAGCCGACTCGAGCTATAACGGCACCTTCACCGTAACCTCCATCGCCGCCAACTCGCTCACCTACACCCAGACCGGGGCCAACAGCACCAGCACCGGCGGCACCATCACGCTGGTCACCGGAGGCTTCGCCCTCTATCCCATGGCGGAGGTCCTCAGCGTCTACAACGCGTCGACCAAAGCCGTCGATGGAGCCATGACCCTTGCCCCCAACAACGTCGCCTGGGCCACGGGAGACACCGTCGAAGAGCCGCACTTCTTCCAGCAGCAGCTCGCCGCCGACATCTCCTACGTCACCCAGACCACGCCGCGCCCGACGACCTACACGCGCGCCGGCATCACCTACCAAGGCAACAACGGCCCCGGCCTGCAGGGCTGGACCATCAACAACACCACGCCAGCGTCGAACTACATCGGCAACGGAGGCACCCACAACGCGCCCGACGCCGCCTACGAGGCCACCGGCGTCTGGAAGCGCACCATGGTCCTCCAGGGCGGCGAGACCAGCCTCTTCGACGTCAACTGCAACTCCCACGGCTGCACCAAGTGGAACAGCCCCTTCGACCTCTTCGAGCTGCAAAGCAGCGTCGGCACCGACACCATGCAGTGGACCCCGCAGTCCAGCACCTTCACCATGAGCCTGCGCGGCACCGGCTTCACCTTCGCTCCCAGCGGCTTCACCGCAACCAACATCAACGCAACCAATCTCAACGCCACCAACATCTCCGGCCTCACCGCCTCCAGCATCTCCGCCGGAACCTTCGCCGCTGCCCGCCTGCCTCTCTTCGGCGCGAGCGGCTCTAGTCACGCGATCGGTGCCGTCCCCGATCCCGGCGCAACCGCCGGCACCACCCGCTACCTTCGCGAAGACGGCACCTGGTCCGTTCCCGCAGGCACGGGCGGCGGAGGCAGCAGTTCCACAGCCGCCATTACCTCCGGCACCATCGACGGCGCAACCATCGGCGCAACCACGCCCTCCACCGGAGCCTTCACAACTCTGACAGCTTCGACACCCATCGCCCCAACGAGCGGCGGAACAGGCTCTTCCACCTCGCCGTCAGCAGGCCAGGTCCTCGTCGGCAACTCAGCAGGCACCGCCTTTGCCCCGCAGACCGTCTCCGGCGACTGCACCATGTCCCCCAGCGGAGCCATCACCTGCCTCAAGACCAACGGCACCAACCTCGGGGCCGCCGCCACCCACGGGGCCTCCGTCACCATCAACGGCACCGCCTGCGCCCTCGATGGAAGCTGCAACGCCTTCAGCTTCGCCACCCTGCCTCAGCAGTCCGCCGTCCTCGCCGACTACCAGCTCAACGACGGCTCAGGCACCGCGCCCGCCGACTCCAGCCCCAACGGCAATACCGGCAGCTTCCCCAGCGCACCAGCAGCTCCCACCTGGACATCCCAGGGCCTCGCCTGCAACGGCACCGCAGGCTCCGGCGGCGCAACCGGCCAGTACTTCACCACCGCCGGCACCCAGAACGCCAAATCCATCATGATGGTCTACACCCTCAACGCTCCGGGCGGAAACAACGGCCCCGCCAACCCCACCTTCTACACGCTGTGGGCGAACTCCTCCATCGCCGGCCTCAGCTTCAACTCCGGCTCGCAAAACTACGGCTACCAGCCCTTCCTCAGCGTCAACGGCGGCCAGCAGAGCACCATGGACGGCTCGATGGTCGGCACCCACGTCCTCATCGTCGTCCTCGGCGTCGCCGGCGGCAACCCCACCCAGGACACCTACTACCTCGACGGCATCCAGCAGCCCACCGTCGCCGGCAGCGCCACCACCTTCGGCAAATCGAACGGCGTCTACAACGTCTGCGGCTCGCCCACCGGCTACGACACCTACATGACCGGCCAGGTCTATCGCTGGACCGCTTGGTCGACGCAACTCTCCGCACAAGACGCAGCAGCAGCCACCGGCCTCACCAAGACCCTCGCCCAATCGAAAGGCGTCAACTTCCAGCCCTTCTACACGCCCACCATCACCCCGCAGCTCGTCTGCACCGGCGACTCCCTCACTAATGGCGAAGGCGTCACGCCGTTCTGCACCTCCGGCGTCCTCTCCACCAACATCGCCTACAACGTCGTCAACTACGGCATCGGCAACATCGGCTCGAACGTCAACATGAGCCTGCTTCCGTCACGCGAAAAGCTCGCCTACGCCCCCAACGCGAAGTCCAACGTCTCCTTCATCTGGAACGGCACCAACGACATCGTCACCAAGGGCCGGACAGCGCAGCAGGCGGTGGACTCCATCCTCGAAGAGTGCTCCATCATGCACAGCTTCGGCTTCAAGACCATCGCCGCCACCACCATCTCCCGCGCCACCAGCGGCACCTCCAACGACGCCGCCGACAAGGACACCCTCAACCCACTCATCCGCGCTCAGGCCCTCAACGCCTGCGACGCCCTCGCCGACTTCGCCGGAAACCCCATCGTCGGCGCCGACGGAGCCTACAGCAACACCACCTACTACCAATCCGACACCACCCACCTCACCGCCACCGGACAGGCCAGCGTCATCGCCCCCATGGCCAGCCACGCCATCGATCAGGTCACCGGCTCGACCCTCTCCAACTGCGACCCCAACGTAGTCACCACCGCGACCTACACGTCAGTAGCCGCCGACGGCTGCAAGGTCTTCAACACCGCGAGCAACTCCATCACCGACACGCTACCCTCAGCCGTCGGCTATACCAACCGCGTCATCCGCCGCTGCAACAACTCGTCCTCGGGATCGAACACGCTGACCGTCGCCGCACCGTCCGACGCTCCCTTCAACAACATCACTGGAACTACATCGATCACCATCCCTAACAACGCCTGCAAAGACTTCAAAGGCACGCTCATCTCCAACACCGCCGCCGGCGAGTACTGGCAGCAACTGAACTGA